The genomic DNA CTGCAAAGGTGGGTAAAAGGAttcattaagcctggttttcactagcaatTTGAGGGCAAGAATGGTAGGTATGGTAAAGTCAGCTacaagcctagaaggcccatcagacCGGTGATTAtctctggtttctgtagcatgaagcaaataggagtatttctactcccccctggatgggatgccagtccattgcAGGGCTACCCCctgcattaaattcgccagtacccatttatacacctgggtggagagaggcaccgtgagagtaaagtgtcttgcccaagaacacaacacaatgtccccggccaggacccgaacccggggTTTCTGCAATGTTACCGATTTTGGGAGGTGCCTCAGCTACTGCGTTCGACTCCAGATCGAGtagttcgggtcctggccgggaacattgttttgtgttcttgggcaagaacTCTCAAgaactttactctcacagtgcctctctccacccaggtgtataaatgggtaccagcgaatttaatggtggggtaaccctgcaatgaactagcattccatccagggggaagtagaaatactcctagttgcttcatgctacagtaagcGGACATAAGCGCCGGCCttatgggccttctaggctcgtagcagactttactttTTACTGATTTTTTTAGTGTAATTGACAGAATTAATTAATGACACCTAAGAAGTTTCAGGACTTTTGAGAAATGGGTCCCTGTGctgtttttttccaaattccTGAAAACGTTCCTGTCCTAAGAAAGCATTTGTTAATTGTgctctgctctttctaaaaggTTAGTCTTATAACCATGTCTCCAGAGGATAAAAAATCCTGAAAAGAATTTTAATGTTTTGAATGCAATCATGTCACTTTGAATCTGCCCAAAAAGTTCCTAGgcttttgaaaataacattCCTTACTTGTCTCTTGAGATCAAACATGTCCAGTtaaatttaattcttttttttattttgtccattgGAAATGCTAGTTTTTGTCTCGAGCATGGCTGAGTTTGAACCTTAATACCGGTAGTTTTGTCAGATTGTGCACTGTTCAGTCAGCCACCTCAGATCAAAAAATGAACAGTTTAAAATATTGCAAATTAAATCAAGGAACAATGACAGTTCACAGTAAATTTAATTTTCCACTGCTTAAATTGGAATCTTCACTTGAGTACCAATCTGTAATATAAATAATTCAGATAAagctattttagtcaaaatgTCCTCTTCCTTTTACATCTATTTCCCTCGGTACCAGTATTTCATTTTGTAAGGCAAACCATTTGGGCAAATAAGATCTGGCAATTTCTCTTCTTGCAGTCTTAACACAAGGTAATGGAACAGGGTGATTACTTGAGAATGTTACAAACTTGTACTGGTGCAAATTTGGAGCATAGCGTGACATAATTTTTATTGAGACCAGTATGATCAAAGACATCAGTATGTACATACATTAGACAGACATGGAGATTAATCAGTAGTTACAAGGGTAGCATAGACAACATCACAGAAATTGCAGTTGTGCATAGAGAACTGCTGAAAGCAGTTGCATCTTAAAACTCTTTTAAATTCCATGCATGCAAATCCCCAACACAATTTTGAGATTAAGTCACTCTTTGTTcgcagttttttctttttcgtagaGAAGACTGTTGAATCTGTCTTGGCGAAACTCTTTTGTATCAGTCAGTTGGCTGGAAGTATGTGTAGATGGGAATGTGAGGGCAGGATTCATGCTGGTCTAATGTATACGTAAAGAATTCCCATGCAGATCTAACTCTTACCAATGTGAGTTTGTAGGAGTCTTGTGTAAACACCCTGTTACTCTCATTCATCACTAATCAGtattttttgctgatttgtTATAATTGTACATAAATTAGGTGCTGTTATTGTCAAGTGCTGATTCTTTGCCTGTGTAGAGTTCATCTGGTTTGTACAGTCTAGGGAAAATTATTTTCCGTGTTGTTAAAAATGTTTAAAGAAAGTCTTAAATCTTTGTATACtaaaaatgattattaaaaaatGTCTTTAACGAACATTCTCTGGTtgtcttttttatttaataaaattaatgcttaGTCTAAGTATAACAGTTTTCGCCTCTCTGAGCACAAATGCTAGATTATTAATAATCaccttgttattgttattgtatttACTCCATTTAACAAAAAGGTACATTATAAGGAAGCTGTTGAGTTAATAATTGGGTAGCCTAAGGGGATGTATAATAACAAATCAAGTGACAACACATGAAAATTAGAATGCAGGATGTTACGATATAGCAAAAACTACTTATAATATTGTTAGAGCTCGGAATTATATTcaattagagtggttttcaattgagtatcgaaagtaattagtgaattactttgtttttacattacttcactcagtgattggtttaaagttcttgcgcctttttcagacaatcacaagtgaaaccaaaaccagttgTGGCTCGTGTGCGCACATTAATTGCTGCGTAAGGAACGCAGTGCTGAGaaaaatagtaattaataaGATTTTAGACacattgtttcaaataattataaagagGAAGGCGATtccaaattaaaatatttaccaataactaataataataatattaatccCCTTGGGTCTGGAGGGGTTCTCGTGGGCTTATCTACACACAGCTTATGACAGAGAAAAAGGCCAAGGATTCATGTTGTAAATGTAagcctttttcattttgaaatgatttaaCCCAAATTCAGACAATTTTATTATGAGACATTTTTAACCTCTGAAAATCCAGAAAACAGTTCATAAATCTTGATTTCAGACAATATATacatttaatatttattagacATTAGTATCAGTTTATTTGTACTGCTTCAATTAACTACTGTTGGTAGTTATTTATGTATTCTCATGGATCGGAGATCTGTTTAGATTGGTCTTCTTAACATCCActcatttaacccattgactcccaggaattggacttgatagattttactctgtctaatgtcagacgattttacttgccaATGGGGGTGGTTCAGGTGAACaatgggccttaatcacacggcagccatgttgagtaGCGAGGGATCGAAAAATTATGTTTTGCCCGACCAAAACTCATTCCCAAACAAGAAATCTATGGTaagaaatctattgtctataaCCAATATGGCCACCGTGCGAATAGAGAGCTTTTACTCgggtgatcagtaaccttgtttttccactaaaacaaaagaaaatgtttgcatgacAATGGGTACTTAACCAGGTTATATCCAATTAGTTGATTGAAAGTAACGGGTTTAAAACAGTTATGAATGTGGCCGCATCTCTTCGGTGTAAACCGGCTTTTAACCAGGTTACGCAAATTAACGCAAAAACAGTACATTTTCTGAGGTAATTTCAAACCACCTCACTGGGTAGTTTAATTAAGGCGAGTTAACTGGGTTAGGTTTAGGGAATTTTTTAACTAGGTAATTTAAAACTTAACCTGGTTAAAACTCAATTAGTGCGGCCACAGTCAACAGAGCTTAATTCCTGGAAGGCCAggtgggtacaccaacatggctgccgttccattgtttaggtataccaacatggccgctgtgatgtcacgtgaaaacactcagTCTATAAGACCCATCAGGAGCCCTGTAATGGGGCTCCTGGGCCCATGGGTTAAGGAAACCACTCATTATGTGAATGAAGACCATTGTCTAAAATGGAGTGTGTTTTAGTGCTCTTGATGATGACTTCTCTACTGGATAACGTTATtctggcctttgaacaactATCGGGGCCTGACCTGTTGTGTACATGTATCTGGAGTGAACTACCCAGTAAAATTAATAGTAAAAGCTAGGAAATTAATTGGTGGCCAGTTGAAATTTTTTCATGCCATTAGCAATTATTAATGAAAGTGTGTTCTTCAATCCAACTACTTCTGTTATTGGACCCAGTTGTTTAAAGCCCGATTAGCTAATCCTGGATTTGtggaaagttttctttcagtttatttagttattaaAGTGTTTTTGCAAGATTGTTAGCTTTCAATTCTGAGTTagacttttttgttttcctgcAGCATAAAGCTAGATTGTTAAAGGAAGGCTCTTTTGGCAGGCAAAACTCAAACCTTGGTTTGTATTTAATCATGGATTAGAGATATTCAGCTCTATTCATATGATTCTCTGTAAGTTACTTAACCATTCGTGCTAAATAACTTGCCACATATTTACATGTGAGATGGCGCCTAAAGTTTGAAGTCCTTACCtggggtgtcttgaaaacaaagaccccttaGACCCAaagactcgaaaacgaagaaagtaacccaaaaccctcaatctggctaaccctaggcctaaacccagccaaacctttgtgcttttctaatgtcaacattagtctccttcgcagccattttttggatgtcacgcagcgttgcgtgacatccaaaaaacggctgcgaaggagactatgtCAACATAgactaattacaataatttacaagataaaagaagtgaggtctgtatcaatacaaggtcactgGTGGCCTTGCaaccattcataggctaggttaCTGAGCAAACAATGCTCTTTATCACTCTTAGCAATAATTTGTCAAGGTATATGACATGTGTTCTTATTTAAGTTGAAATTcgccctttgacgtccaaaccggccagacttagtattttactctgtctaacgccagaagattttacccgtcaatggggaacccctgggagtcaatgggttaatcactcactgaaaaacccaTGTCCCCATTAATATGGCCTCATAATGCAATAAAATGTTCTGATACTGGGAAGAAAGATTTCATGCAAGAAATACTCAAGTGGTTTGAAACCCATCTTTAATCTCTTTATTAACTAATGTATGTTTCTGATGACATCCATAGTTTAAAAGAATATCATTATTACATACAATACATTTTATGGAAGTTATGCTGAACATGTTACAAGATGACATGAAGTGGTAAATAATGTACTGCATGATAACGCTTTGATGTATACTGTATAAATTATACAATGACAGGCAATTAAGAAAACGTTTCACTTTTACAACTGTTTTAACACAGTTCTAAACAAGTAACAATGACAACTTTCAATGTCTTCATATACAAGTGAAAGGGAAACACTTTGCATAATAAACTAGTATGCTCATTTGTTTTAAATAGCCTATCACGGTGCACTTTTATATCAAGCAGGATGCTGTAGAATGAACTTAACCAAACTGACTATCACTATGGATGCATAGAGGTGTCAGAAGGTTGAAAAGGAGGAAGTGAAAATAAGAGAAGAGGTCAAGAAATACTTGCTTAACAATTATTAACAGTTTGATAGTTGAGAGTAGCTGGCCATGACAACAAAGGTGGTGAATTTTGCAGGCAGTGGCAGGCAGCAATTTTTTCACCACCACGCAAAAGGGGGCATTCAAGGTCTGTATGCATAATGTACAATGTGACTTATAaaactttatattttaaagtgtAGCTTAGTAATTAAGTAGTAACATTTAATAGCCTCTGTGACAGCCTGCCAGCATTGTGGTGAACACATACTCAAGCACCTCCATGTAAAAAGTGACCTTTTCCATCTTATTGTCCTCAGTTTTGTTGTAAGCCTTCTCAGTACTCTAGACAGGTCTTCAAGAAATTAAAACCAGTTGCATGAATTTGGATGCAATGTGATCATATAAAACTGGGCACTTATGCATAGAGCCTCGTGTATAGTTGTGAGATTACATAAACTGGCAGTCTAATAATTACAAATGATTGAATAGCTTTTTCCAAACCccttaatatatatatacatgtaattaattaTCACCCTGCTAGCTGTTTTTAAAAACGTGtatcacaaaaaaaatgtaacacaCCCCATCTGGAATAAATACTCTAAACAAAAGGAATCTAACTAATAATTAATACGAAAGTAGTAACAATAGGAATCCTTTTCTGTCAATCTTCGTCAAGTGGTGTGATCCCAGGTTCCACTGATGACATGCCAGGGTGTTCACTTGCAACTGATGATCCTGGATTTTCTGGGGAGATTTCATTGCCGCAGTTTTCTTTGGAAAAGAAATCTCCAATTCCTGCAATTAATGACATTTGCTAACATGACTGTACCTGTACCATCATGGCTTCTTACTCTTTTCAAACTGCAAAAACTTGATTTGATGCACAAGtcatttattttctattttcacaTTCCTCATAAGACAATATGTTTGCCCCCactaaatttgcataacaaatgCAGAAAACAATGGATATGGAAAATTTGGGGgccaaacaaagtgtattatggggaacatgaaaatagagaattgcaGCACTCACTTTGAGACCAACAAAAATGTTAATACAATTAATTTTACAACAGGTTGTGATGCTCTTTAAGTATAGCAGGAACTAAAATTTAAATCGTTATAGAATCTTATCATCACGTCATGTTAAGATACACTTTATAAGTCACcaattaatttataattaaaataattacagCATAAGACAGATAGGAAAAAATCCTGTATGATGACCGAGGAGTCTGGAGATGTACTCTATCAATGACTGGGGATTTGATAACTATACGTTTATAACTTTATATTCTAGCAACATTGTAATGTGGTCCCATTTGATAAGATGCCCTTCAACGTCATTCAGCCTGATTAACCAAATTAAGGTGGGAAAATTAAGGAACTTCATTTCAGAGTATCATgagcaaggctgttgcctaacaggagcctggtagcctggggctcccaaagaatagctctgggcgccttaatttttcacagcaacacctttcacttcatatgttgggctcctaagttctcagcctttagctctgagggcccctttaaaattttcttaggcagcagccttgcatgAGTATGGAATGGTTCTAAGAGGAGTTGAACCTTCATGCATAACCGTCCATTCACTTGTTTGGATTCTCTACCACAAAGCTGTAAAAGACTGATGGTAGCAAGACCATTAAACTAGGCTCTGGTGACATCGTCTTGCTATACTACTGGAAATGAAACGTTACGGCTCTGTCAACTAAACCTCTTTCTCCTACCAGTCTTCTATTTCTTAACGCTGGTCATTAGAGCTAGTAATATTTAATAActttaatattgttattatgatAAGCCATGACTGGATGCACACCAGGGACTTCCCAGAAAATCTCCAGCTGGCAGCATGAAATTCATTTTAACTTGGAACCTCCAGTTCTCAATTCCAGGCCTTGGTTAAGGATTTAGACAATGAGCAAGGCAGCTAGGCATAACAAATGTAATACTAGCCAAATCTAACTCCAACCTAACCCTTATCATTCGTAATGTAGGaggtagtgtggcccagtggttagggcgcttgccttgagatctggagatcccgggttcaagacctgctctgaccactcgttgaatttgttcctggtagtcccaggttcaacttcccagctgcacttgtaaatagctgactggtttgcctccggccagttgggattcttaacagttgttgttgttgtgttctgttgtttcgttgattgtgtttcattggccctgaaaagcccctatggggagcggtcaattaagtatgtttttttttttttttaatgttgaatTGAGCctaaattttttgaaattaatatCCATGTCTAACAAAGACCATTTCCCTTGCCTTGCCTTGCCTTAAGCACTTATGCCTCCCAAGCCCTGCAGAATGTGAAGCCTGGGTGAGGCATTGAAactattattgtaaataatggCCAAAACCAACCATAAACTAACCCTAAACCTTATTTGCACTTAACCTTTCCCTCCTTACAGCCACACCTGTGATCAATGCCACAAAACTGTACTCCTCGATAAAGACAAAAAGGGGTAACTCAAATCTATATATGAAATACAGTGCATAGTACAATACAATATTATATTTACCTTTTTGCCACTTAGGAGATGGCCACCATCTCACGGGATTTCCGCCAGCATACTTATTTTTACCAGAGCTGGTTGGTGACCCCAAGCTGCTCGCAGCAGAGGATGACGATGATCCGCCAACTTGTTTACGTGGAGCCTTAGCGCCAGCAGCTATGACAACAAGAGTACATGTTACTATTAAAAGTACTAAAAAAATATGCTTTTGTCTCTTTAATATGTAATAGCCCTTTTcccggttagtttttctcatttgcattacaatgtaatctaacgtggatgcgaggcaatttcgtgttaaaactacaaaatagcccgaaattgcctcacatacatgctagattatattgtaatgctaATGAAacaaactaaccgtgaaaagggctattgccgAACAAACATTCAAATGAAGGAGCCATGCAGCTGAATTCATTTGTCAAATGACAACCAAACATCAATGTGGGCAGTAAATGGAATCTAAATGCTGCAATTGAGGTCACTCCCTGAGTCTTATGAAAACCGGCAAGCATGATTACTTGCTACCTGAACAAAAGCTTATCTGAAAATCCACATGTACATTGCAAAAATTGCCACTATACATTTTGATTTTTGGGTTGACCTTTGGGTGCGCTGTGGAAAGAAAAGCGAAATATGTTTCCAAAGATGGTGAGTAGTCAAgagaatattattttgttcttcACTGAAAGCGATTAAAGTTACACCACGGCTTTTAGAGTGCGATCAACCAGTTCTCTCGCAAAATCGGTCACGCTTTTTATAAGCATTCCAAACTCCAAATGCCTGAAATGAACACAATTTCCCTCCAAATTCAAGTCAAAGTGGATTTTAGTTCCTCGAGATGACTGTCTCGATCACCTACCTTTTCTTCCAGCCCCATCAGCTTTCGTCCGCACCATTCTTGAAACAGCAAGTTCGAACTAAAGTGAAGTACTTCAAAACTAAAAATGTCTTCCCTCGAATCTTCGAATACTCGCGCCTTTTTATCCCCAAGCTTCATTGTGAGGCTCTCGCCAGTTGCCACAGCAACGCCAGATAGAAGCAGTCTCGTGTTTATGCGTTTTGGtgctttgattttcaaagttttgaagGCGTTGTTCAATTTTACACTATTTCTGGCGTTGTCTGACTAGGTAAGTCCAAACGAAAAGAGGTTAAATCTTGAATCCGCGGCATGATCCGTCTAAATGGCATCTGGCCGATATGTACATTTATCGATATCGGCTAAGTGATTTATGACTTTATCTATGTAACCTTTAGCTTTACATGTAATAGCTTCATGTAGATTGAGTTAGGGGAGATTTTGAGGAACGTTTTAGGCAGATTAGTTTTTGGAAACTTACGAGGAATGTTTCAACAATTCTTCATTTGCTTCTATGATGCATAGTAGTTGCGATTTCATTACATCGCTTGCCCACAGACTTAACTATTGTAATCGCATGATTGCTACTCTCTGTTAGCAGGGGCGAGAAGACTTCTGCAAGCAGGGAAGCTCTGCTACATTTTGCTGCATGATTTGGGCATGGTAAACCAAGGACTTAATCTCCGATATTGTCAAGGACaattatattattttggttttgggttttttttatcttttaattatAATAGAAAGTCCTTTTTCTTTCTGGGGAGATAATATATTTCACATAAGAAAGTGCTACCTTCTTCAGCTCAGGTGTTTCACGAATGTTATCTATTTGTGGCTCACTCTAACCATCATTTGGATTTGCCAATTACTTCCCGCCGTCCAGCCACATCAAGTTTTTTAAAggagttttgtttatttcaatgattttttAAATATACAGTACATATGTTGTGTTGTATGATCTTTTATACATCTCCTTTACCAAGCTGAAAGTCTTAACAGTACACCTCTTTACTTTAATACGTTACAGGAAGTACATGTTTATGCGCCATGGCAGAAGTAATAAACAAGATTCCTGCTCAAAAGACTGGCTCAGAATTTCTTGTTGCTTCTCACTTTACAATAAGCCATGAGGACCGTTGGGCACCTAGTCAGGATCCCCATGTATACAAGAGTACATTTAAAAAAGACTACCCACCCCTCCCCTTGACTAAAAGGGAGCGCATACCCTCACCATCTCCTGCGACAATCATGCACAAGGATGCTCGCTTCAATGACAAGTGTTCAATGACGAGAGGTCACTTTGTTGAAAAACCACTAGAAAAACGTGATTATCAAAATGCTACGTCcgcactaacaaaaacaaacttcaagaTGGATTCTGATAGACAGTTGAAGTCATTTCATACCACACATAAAGAATATTATCCTGTTCGACCTCTTGATGAAGCAAAAAATCCTGCATCTACAGGAAAGACTGATTGGATGCGAAGCTATATTCCCCAAGGTAGCGTAATTATTGTTTCATTGATCTGGTGTGCAATGTTATTTGAATCTTTTTTTAACCCAATGACTGCTGAACATCCCCCTGTTGACGAGTAAAGTCAAACAAGtttcactcccaggggtcaatagGTTAATCATGAAATTTTATTTGCACAGCACAGCAAGCAATGAAGTGGTGTGCACAGTCAAAAAATTCCACCTCTCACACGTGTCTTTGATGTACCTTTTTCATGGGGGTCTCAGGTCTTGCAGTCACTTAAACTGCAGTTTTACACCCAAACCTCAAAGAGCTTTTCTGTACAGTGGGCTGCTGAAAGCTATTTTAGCTTGCAGCAGCCAACTTGTTACAGAATTTTAATACTATATGACGGTAGATATTTCTTGCATACAGAAGGAGCTGTTGCACTACAAGTCCACATTTCCAGGTGTGCAGTGCAATTCGATACTGGGGGACCCCAGTCAAATTTTGTgttgaaggggggggggggggggaagagttCTGGGATGGTCCATTTCCTGGGGGTGGGTGGGTGAGTACACAGGGAGAGTTGATGCGAGGAACAATCTCCAGATGTAAGATTTTTCTTTATACATGTATTCAGGtgacaaagaaaaggaactgTGGCCTCACTCTGACTATCGTAGCAAGTTTTTGGGTGAACAGCTGGGTAAAAGAGACGTCTTACAACCCTTCGACAAACTGGCAG from Montipora capricornis isolate CH-2021 chromosome 2, ASM3666992v2, whole genome shotgun sequence includes the following:
- the LOC138038464 gene encoding PCNA-associated factor-like, translated to MVRTKADGAGRKAAGAKAPRKQVGGSSSSSAASSLGSPTSSGKNKYAGGNPVRWWPSPKWQKGIGDFFSKENCGNEISPENPGSSVASEHPGMSSVEPGITPLDED